One genomic window of Deinococcus ruber includes the following:
- a CDS encoding thioesterase family protein — protein MRPAERGLQAVLDVQVTPAMTVQFAELGPLHPVYATYEIARHFEEVGRKLLLPLLEEGEEGLGTAVSVQHLASALPGMRVRHTATLDRLEGRRLFVSVSAVSELGDVLATGHTEQYVSTAARVRAGFAELEARWHAHSSGRGEQ, from the coding sequence ATGCGCCCGGCAGAAAGGGGGCTTCAGGCGGTGCTGGACGTTCAGGTCACGCCCGCCATGACCGTGCAGTTTGCCGAACTGGGGCCACTTCATCCGGTCTATGCCACCTACGAGATCGCCCGTCATTTCGAGGAGGTGGGCCGCAAACTGCTGCTGCCGCTGCTGGAGGAAGGGGAAGAGGGGCTGGGAACAGCGGTGAGTGTGCAGCATCTGGCGTCGGCGCTGCCGGGCATGCGCGTGCGCCATACCGCCACGCTCGACCGACTGGAAGGCCGCCGCCTGTTCGTCAGCGTCAGCGCCGTCTCTGAACTGGGTGACGTGCTGGCAACCGGACACACCGAGCAGTACGTCAGCACAGCGGCACGCGTCCGGGCGGGCTTTGCCGAGCTGGAAGCCCGCTGGCACGCACACAGCAGCGGCAGGGGAGAGCAATGA